The window ATTGGCCACCTTCATTGACCATGGTGCACCCATGTCCAACCCGGAAGTCTACATTGGCTGCACCCACACCTTCTCCCTTACATCACTGCATCAGTACCCGACcttcttttttaatcttatttctttTAAGTTCTTTTATGATATTAGTATAGAAAAGTAATGACCAATACAAGAATAGATATACAATTAACTTTAACActcattgcttttaaaaatgaaaaatagtaaaacTCATAGTTTGTAATGACTCAAATCCTCTCATACAAATATTGTCCGCTCTAAACTTAACACTTTAAAATATGTCTACaataaagattttatattttcataatgaatgattgtgatatcctatattgaatgagagaaaaagtttttgatgtTATATGTATAACTCATCTTAATATATGTATTCCTTTTAATATTGTAGGtatgttttaaagtcataaggGTTCATCAGGTTCAAagtggataatatctacatagttGAGAGTGTTAATACATTATATATTATAGTTTGTGTATGgataattttgttctttttattctaACATAGGATCTTTCTAGACGATGACTTACTCTCTATTAAAGATTCAAGGttattgattgattaattgaaacgTCACAAGTAAGTTTGGATGGTTTTAAATAAAGGTAGATTAGAATTGAAATGATAAGGGTTGGATCAGTTATTTCAAATTATGCAAAAAcgattttaaattatgtttcaaTTTaggttttattcatttatttttctttttttaatttggtgAATATGAATTTCATAATCCAATAGCAAGTCTTTTAGTTAGtatgatatattttaagttttattgtaTATTTGGTAGGCAATGATGTGTTTTTTGTCAATCTAAATGTTGATGAATGTTTGCTCATTTGtaattgaagaataaaaacctaaaaaggATAAATTGTTTGAAACTAGGCTTGAATAGAAGCATGCTTTTTCTTAATGcgataatttataaaatttgagaatgTGTTTTTTTGAGGCCttctagattttttattttattttatttttttatagacttctttgaaaatttgtaacttCCCATTCCTTCCCATGCAGATATGATCCACTATGGGTCAATAGGGTATACATATATACCTCACATTTGATATGAGACATCGCAATCCCACCTCCTTGATCTCACATGGAAACATGACATCCTCATTATGCCCCATAGATTATGGGGCCAAAAGGACAGTTACTCCTTATGGGGTTAAACAAGTAAAGACTTACATCAAGGTCAAAGATCCTtgctgataccatttgtaatggcTCACTTTTAGCCATGTAGTTGTTTTGGGTAAAATGGACCttcataactttaaaacatgtttacatgGTTAAGAGAAGTATGTTGTGTATATTGTATTGTAGAATATCATTACTACTCTTAAACAAACATAACATCTTCATTATGTCTCACAGGATTGTAGGGCATTTAGATGGACAAATACCTCTTGTGGGGATAAACAAATTCCCACACTGGGTCAAGGATCaactttgatatcatttataatgtcTCGCTCCCTTTAATATAGATGTTATCTGTCTTGAGCCAATAAACacttacaactttaaaatacgCCCACATGATTAAgagatgtttatatatatatgagacaTTACAATTAACCCTATCTTTCATACAAACATGATGTCCTCATTATGTCCTCACAAGATTACAGGGTCAAGTAGATGAAGGCTTACATCAAAATTAAAGATCGACTTTGATACTATTTGTAATAACTTACTCTCTCCTATATGGATATTAGTCACTCTAGGTCCAATGAacaattataactttaaaatgcattttaaaatagtaaagtTCCATTGTAGttaaagcaaacaatatctacatgattaaaATAGATCACTTTActtctattttcaaatgttaataTATCAAACAAcacaacttttttttccctacagCAATCTAGAATACTCATTTTATCACTTCATTATCTAAGAGGAGTATATATATCCTACATGGGAACACTCACCCATCTCTATTTAGGGGTTAAAAGGCAAAAACAATTGGTACATAATTAATATTCCACCGAAGATAGTAACTTCTTTGCATTATGATGAGCCCTTGTTTTGTTAGGCAATTGATGAGGAGTACTTTGTGGAGCCAATAAAGAGCAAAATGCCAATTCGTGCTCTTCTTGATGCATGCATTTTCTTACAAACAAttaaactttctttatttttgatcCAATAATGTTTCTTGATTCTCTATACATTATGTTATTCACATGGATGTTTTCACACCTATATGAGGACAACCTTACAGTTTCTTGTTTACTTATGTTTTGTTTGAAATGTTCATTACCTGTTATGATTATATATGAGGTAAATCCACATTTTCTCATGTTATACTTAGAGTGTGTTCATTGTGTTCATTTTCCCATGTTATACTTAAAAGATTACAGTTGACATGTTTAgtgttttcttaatttaaaaatgtttttaggatAATAGTTTATcaagtgtttttaggagaatggtttatgaagtgtttctaaaaaaaaaacactaatatatttttcagatttttaaatatatttcctaaattttattaaacacctatttttatttttttcaaaaacactttttaagttaaaaacacttcttaaaatcattttcaaacaactcttatattattaatataatatgatttttagatagaaaaaagtgagttttgactcattaatttgaaaaaatatagaaaaaggaacctcaacttttataaatcaattttatattcattcatttaaaaatattttaaatgatatgcattttttttataagtcaaataattattaagtaaaattataaaaaaatgatttatcattttaatttaataaaagtatgATATAAATAactatattataaattttttattatataatatgagatacaaatcattttgaaaaaattctccATGATAATCTTCCTAATTCCCTCTACCCATCTTCTCatctttctttaataaaattgaataaaaattttgttagttggcatcaataataaaataagaaaatttaaaaattaaaaatataattaaaactaaaatacttaaaaattaaatacaattaaaatttaaaaaaattaaaagttaaatacaaccaaaaaaaaaaaaaaaacttaaaagaaaataaaatatcgcCTCTCAAATTTCCAACTCTTTCTCGaatctatattttctactaatatgatttaaaaaagtaaaaattaatatcttatttttatatttttagttttaattgtattttaaatttttaaaatttcttatttattaatttcaaatcaatttttacaaaaataaaaataaaaattcaattggTATTATTGACTAGACAAGTAaaaagtcatttaaaaaaaataattatctgactcgtgaaaatatatatatatatattaaatagatgaagataaaattgatttataaccATTAAGGttactttttctatattttttaaaattaatgagtaaAAATGGCTATTCAATTGTGTGTTTTTGGgacttgttaaaaaaaatatcatgctTTACATATGTTATAAACAACTATTTTCAAATTGTATATGGTAAGGTGCATTGCATATAGAGACTTCTAGgccttgtttggtaactgtttttaaaacagttatgaaaaaatagtttttaagaacagtttttgaaaactgtgatatgatgttttatagaacaaaagtttgtttgagaactaaaattatttttaatctgtttttaatatttttaaatatgttttaaaaataagttttatatccatagctttattttttatcattatatatgtttatataattatactttaaaacaactctaaaaaacaattaaaaacaactaaaataagttttctaaaaacaccttattttctgttttttgataataaaaataaaaaagaaaatgaaaaacagtttttgattattaaacgtgtttttcagtttttttttttatttaaaaatagaaaactgttcttaaaaacggTTATCAAACAAGACCTAGTGTTCATCATTCTATgataactattttctatttgtatATGGTAAATAGGTCATTGCATTCAATGTAGACACTTATAGTCTCCATTAAAGGCCGgttacttagaaaaaaaaatgaaaaacatatctttactatgattttgataaatttatgaatatattatgtatttaaaatatggaaaattgtTGGTTTTTCATAAATGGATCCTACTAAAATTTAACCCAATTTAATTTTGGCATCCCATGTATCACATCACAACATTATTTCGGTTGGATTCAAAAAGgctttatttaaacaaatatgaaaaagttaaaaaaaaaaaaaaaattgttcatctATAAATAGTGTtctaaattaattgaaatcaCTCAAATTAATCTATATACAGCTAACTTTATGATAAAACtatcttaaattcattttaatccatttaaaataaattaaaacttgccactaatattattaattttattgaaatgtttttattacattttaaataaataattaaatgatgtaaaatatttaaataagttcCATATCAAATGTTTtacttgaaaattcattttgaaaaatatgtctcaaaatattttcttttgagtttatttgcattattaaaattattaaaaaaaagttcttataatttatattaccaTTATTTAAgactaatttttatattgcatGCCGAATTTTCCTTCATAAACATCAGATTTTTAAATGGAGCCTATTACAAATTAACGAGAATATATATGGAAATATTCGtcattttctataaatttgattttgttttttagtattattttattaaatgttaGAATGAAATGAAGAccacttttccttttcttatgtTCTCGTATGTTCTTTTGTCATCCACCAACATGATGACCTCATTGCTGATGAAAAAAGTTCACGAATGATTCATTTTGCGTACGTCAATTTGAGTTTGACTGACATGTGGGATGATCTCATCACCCGCAGAAGTGAACAGAACACGCCCTAGGATCTTCTCCCTATAAATGGGCTTCAACCCACTCGgatgttttcattgtttcataGATTCCTTCAACGATTATTTtccaggaaaagaaaagaaagagagaaaccaAACACTGATGGACGGGAAAGTACAAGGAATAAATGGCGTCTCTGCTGAAACCCCCATCCCTCTTATCACTCCATACAAGTTGGGCAAGTTCCAGCTCTCTCACAGGTGCAGTCTCCACTTGCTCTCTTgattttctcccattttctttcatatttgcTGTTTCTACTTGTTGGGTGTTGCTGGATTTTGGGTGTTTTGAGGGAAAGATGGAATGTGTGGGGAAATTTATGTCTTTGGGTCATGGGTGAtggaaaatttttaagatttagAGTTTTCGCTTATTTCacaatagtttttaagaataattgtttattttttagaacaaaagaaTTGGAAAcacatttaataataaaaaattaggtgttttcacgtctttaaattattttcacttatttttttcatagttgttttaaaaaatgattaaataaatatatataatgattaaatgcATATGTTGGAtttctgattttaattttgtttttttgagaTAACTCGGTTGTTTAGAAGTGGATATAGGCTGTGTATGATTGATGTTCTGTGCCTGGTtttaaggagaaaaagaaattgtgattctgggatttggtttgaactATTGAATCCATGGCTTCTAAATTTGGAGATTCAATAATGCTTTACTTGGGTTTTCAGTTTCTGAGAAATCCAGCCAGTGAAATTAAAGGGATCTAATTAATCAATCTGTTCAGTCTTAAGCTTCCTGCTGGTTAAGCTTTAGTAGTTCATTCACTGTTTTCTTTGGCCGAAAGTGCTCAAATAGCTAAATTTCCTTGTGCTCCATATTTTTCAGGGTTGTGCTAGCACCATTAACCAGGCAGAGATCTTGGAACAATGTTCCTCAACCACATGCTATCTTATATTACTCTCAAAGAACCAGCAAAGGGGGTCTTCTCATAGCTGAAGCAACGGGAGTTTCCGAAACTGCTCAAGGGTAATTGTAGAAGAAGTCATTTTCTGAAGCTCCATTcattttctaaatgaaaaaaaaaacaaaacaaaatgtgCTCGAGCACATACTTTCCAGTGTTTCGATATTGATGTTGGCCCtgtcgtttttgtttttttattttctttttttttggaaattttcatatttttaggtATCCAGATACACCAGGCATATGGACAAAAGAACAAGTTGAAGCTTGGAAACCTATTGTAGATGCTGTTCATGCTAAAGGCGGTATCCTTTTTTGTCAGATTTGGCATGTGGGGAGGGTTTCAAACACGGGTATGTTTTTTACTTACCATTTGCTGTAGATTTGAAAGGCATTCCTTAGCTTACAGCATGCAAATGAATATTGAAGAGTTCTTGAATTGTTAGGATGCAGCCGACATGGAATCTTTTagttcctttttgttttcaagcTTATATGATGGAATGAACGGATTTTATTGAGAAATAAGGtttattttctgtttggttATAGCTCCTCTGATTTATCCATCCTATTAACTTTTTCAGATTTCCAGCCAAGCGGGCAAGCTCCAATCTCTTGTACAGACAAGCCATTGACACCCCAAATCTCAATCAATGGCATTGATGTAGACCAGTTCTCACCTCCCCGGCGGCTAACAACAGATGAAATCCCTCAAGTTGTGAAGGATTTTAGACTTGCTGCAAGGAACGCTATTGAAGCTGGTATgtgatattttcaattaaaataaattttggtgaTGGTGAATAACATTTGATCAGCCAAGTCATAGCATTTGAAGGTGCAAACCCATTGTCATGAATGCTCGGCTAAGAAAATGGCAGCCATTCCCACCATTGAATTATTGGATTTTAGTCTTATGGTTTTGTGAATGAAGTCACTTCAGTTTCTTTGATGCAATAACATTACTTGTTCAATATGTAGGTTTTGATGGAGTTGAGATCCATGGGGCTCATGGCTACCTACTTGACCAGTTCATGAAAGACCAGGTCAATGATCGAACTGACAAATATGGTGGATCCCTAGAGAACAGATGCCGGTTTCCTTTGGAAGTAGTTGAAGCTGTTGTTGATGAGATAGGGGCAGACAAAGTTGGAATAAGGCTTTCTCCATTTGCTACTTATGCAGAAGCAGGGGACTCGAATCCAAGAGCTCTAGGCCTTTACATGGCTGAATCCTTGAATAAATATGGGCTTCTCTACTGCCACATGGTTGAGCCAAGGATGAAAACACTCGGAGAAAAAAGTGAATGTGCCCATAGTCTTTTGCCCATGAGAAAAGCTTTCAATGGTACATTCCTTGTTGCTGGGGGGTATGACAGAGAAGACGGGAACAATGCTCTGGCTGAGAATCGTGCAGATCTTGTTGTGTATGGGCGTTGGTTCTTGGCCAACCCAGATCTTCCTAAGAGATTTGCGCTCAATGCTCCTCTCAACAAGTACAACAGAGAAACATTCTATACACCCGATCCTGTTCTTGGTTACACTGATTATCCATTTCTTGAAGACGCGGAGTAGATTCTCAAAGTTTCCAtagttgttattttcttttgtccCTTTCAGATAGTTTCCACGTTATTGTAAGAATATAGAATTCATTGATTCAAGGACTATCCTGCATGATAATAAAGGGATTAATTCCcataattatatttagtttcatgTTCATGCTAATTCCGGCCCACCTTTCCAAATTTTAATGCTAATAAATGGGCCACCCAGCATATAGGCTTGTGTGGTTGTACAAGCACTCAAGCGCTATCTCTGACCGATGTGGGATTGAGATGCCACttctcatatttaaaaaattaacccGCACAAGAGAAAGAGGCAGACCACCAAACTATTaccaatatatataatattcttaaatattatttataaattatattatatggtTATAAatttgtgtgtatatatattacaaattaattagaataaaattgttttaaataatataattttaattattgtatattttctataataatgcaatataaatttataaataaaattatcaatattttaaaataaaaaatatttatacttttattatcATTTCTTTAATGTGTGTAAATACATCCAAATTAtatagatttatataaaatttatttttaaattttgaacatAATTGTTGAATGTCATAATTATATcttacatatattaatttttataacaaaataacatcaaaaatgtctattattactttttcaataatttcttgGAACCTTTCTCAACACTTTTaagaatttgattaattttcgtcttatcgatattttgtatcaaaatatccatcgatatttaTTGACATATCCTAATACATCCATAAAATTAAGTtaccaatatatccgtaaaaactgatattttcatcattgtcaCAAGCTACacttcattatttctataaatgtTGTACAACTCTTAAGATGAAacaatgttaaaataaatactgttagcccaagggttctcctaatcaggttttgatgataacaaaccatggttaagttactaattggtttaaatggtaaagaatctcaggtattaattcggaaattcatcaaaggacctaatggatacaagatAAGACATTTGGAAGACTGTTGATCATagaaaacaaatgtaagatgaatgcatgggtgcacttaggttttacatatcatttcatgcatttttgaaaacttggtttatgatttaaaattacaatttcattaaaacgcgagttttatcaaatgtaccttaggcaaaacgtttcaaatttggcatattaatttacctaaacaccttgcctaagtattagaaaagaaaagaattgaaaaagataggttttcagggCCAGCCAGCTAGGGAACCGGTCGACTGGTTGCCCTTGTCCGGTCCAATCGAGGACTgttaaaaacactctctctcatccagtagcctTCCCTTCCCGGTTGAGGTAGTCTCCTTCCCGGTCGACCTCTAGTCAAGGTCCaatcgaggcaacggtaacctgccaaagcattaaatgctccaacgatTAGTGAActggtcgacccccagctcgattggttgaggctgctttttgtttttcttgactcttgaggttagaaacctataaatcgAGAGccccacttcatttatgatatagagaacacttgcattcaattgtctacccacttgttcttgccttaaaagctctcatttctttcttagtgcattaaatcttcacttgcatatcttttagtgcacccttatgagtcatcctagctttgatttATATTTGAGCCATTATTGAGATAGGTTGAGAGAAGatcatttttgtaaattgaGTGTTAGAGCCTTCAAGtaagttgaatcttgaagagattgtgtaagaactcattggagccggaatccaagtgtaaaaaagattagaagcttggttgaagcttcaagttagtggaaccctcactcggttaggagcttgaagagagtggacgtaggcaaggaagtgtcgaaccactataaaatctgagtttgaattctctaactctatctcattatatttgcttatattgtgcttaaatttgttgtgttgaaaaagtttttgaaaaacctaattcacccccctcttgggtgtttttctaattagcttttattttcttaattggtatcaaagcaagaCCTCTtatttaagacttaatcgtctaagaggaaatgactaTTCCATCAAACTCATCTCACActgaaaattttactaaacatagagctccattttttactagaaccgactatccctattggaaaactagaatgacttggtatttgcaatcaaccgatttagacgtatgggatgtcattgaagatgacccagCTTTTTctacaaaactagttgatggagtcatggttccaaaacccaagactgaatggaatgagcttgatagaagaaattttcaattaaatgctaaggtcgTTTTTACTTtacaatgtgctatggatagaaatgaatataatagaatatgtcaatgcaaaccggttaaagaaatttggagattacttgaaataactcatgaaggaacaaatcaagtgaaatagtcaaaaataaatttacttgttcatagttatgaattgttttttatgaaagaaaacaagactattgttgagatgatcgcTAGGTTTgccgacattgtcaatggtcttgaagtattgggaaagacctacaaggaatccgaaaaggtgatgaagatattgaggtcacttccatcaaagtggcatacaaaggtcacctCAATttaagaagcaaaagacttgaccaagctacctatggaggagctcttagggtcattaatgacatatgagatcaatttgacaaAGAAACTACAAAAAactgaagacaaaaagaagaagagcatagctctcaaagtTACAactaaggaaaaagaagaatttgaagaagaaaaacaaagtgaagaggaTGATGATCTAGCCCTCATCACAAAAAAGCACAACAAATACATAAGGGGTGAAAgtttagaggaagaaggttcacCTCAAGAAGAgacctttctaaaaaggaatcttcatctgatggtgacaaggagaaatgagaagagaaaagagatttggtgtgcttcaaatgcaaaaaatcgggacacattaaatatgattgtcctctctacaaaagtgaagccaaaAGAAGAATCAAGAAAGCAATGATgaccacttggagtgaaagtgaataatcctccgaagaagaaaatgagaaataagtggcaaacatgtgcttcatggtaatagatgaacttgatgaggtaaactctaactttagtgatgaagatatgcatgatgtttttgaagaattgtatgaggattttgaaaaacttagtttgaaaaatatttctcttaaaaagaattttaacaacttgaaaaagaacttgaagaagtaaaagagaaattttcaattgttgaaatttctaaaattcattttgaaaaagaaaatgagattttgagaaagaaaaatgaatggttgaccttctctctttcaattttttcttgtgaacaaaaatattttgaaatgattctacCTAgtcaaaaatgtgtttttgacaaacaagagctaggattcaaatcttcaaaaaatcaaaagtattttaaaaactattttgtaaaagaatcctcaagtgTAAGTCCTTCtactacttgcaacttttgtggaaaaggagggcacattagtagtacatgtcccttaagaaatggttctcaaaagaattcaaatgcaaaagctaaaaaggtttggattgaaaaatccaaggtcactaaccctcaaggacccaaaaagatatgggtacctaaatcaacttgagtgttttttttttttttttttttttttgtgggttcAAAGAAAGAttagtggttcttggatagtggatgctcaagacacatgaccggtgaagaatccaattttgatttccttacaaagaaaaagagaggataTGTTAcatttggagacaatgcaaaaggaagaatcattggtcaaggcaacattggtaatgacacatcctctcttattgaaagtgttttttagtagatggtttaaaaca is drawn from Vitis riparia cultivar Riparia Gloire de Montpellier isolate 1030 chromosome 18, EGFV_Vit.rip_1.0, whole genome shotgun sequence and contains these coding sequences:
- the LOC117906956 gene encoding putative 12-oxophytodienoate reductase 11 — protein: MDGKVQGINGVSAETPIPLITPYKLGKFQLSHRVVLAPLTRQRSWNNVPQPHAILYYSQRTSKGGLLIAEATGVSETAQGYPDTPGIWTKEQVEAWKPIVDAVHAKGGILFCQIWHVGRVSNTDFQPSGQAPISCTDKPLTPQISINGIDVDQFSPPRRLTTDEIPQVVKDFRLAARNAIEAGFDGVEIHGAHGYLLDQFMKDQVNDRTDKYGGSLENRCRFPLEVVEAVVDEIGADKVGIRLSPFATYAEAGDSNPRALGLYMAESLNKYGLLYCHMVEPRMKTLGEKSECAHSLLPMRKAFNGTFLVAGGYDREDGNNALAENRADLVVYGRWFLANPDLPKRFALNAPLNKYNRETFYTPDPVLGYTDYPFLEDAE